The following are from one region of the Neurospora crassa OR74A linkage group III, whole genome shotgun sequence genome:
- the tom22 gene encoding mitochondrial import receptor subunit Tom22, with translation MVQLTEVEDEHFQQPQVGPEEDDEDFTDTDSEISVDSDYESQETFTDRLYALRDMVSPTTRGWFYHKYSTTTNFVKSTLSFAGRAAWAVSVSGLLIGVPFAIAFAEDQNYAAMEQEARMRELGSDVLTAGGEGQAGTAEKTLAAIGGEGARPAL, from the exons ATGGTTCAGCTTACCGAGGTCGAAGACGAGCACTTCCAGCAGCCGCAGGTCGGCcctgaggaggatgacgaggatttCACTGACACTG ACTCCGAGATCTCCGTCGACTCCGACTACGAGTCCCAAGAGACCTTCACCGACCGCCTGTACGCCCTGCGCGACATGGTCAGCCCCACCACGCGCGGCTGGTTCTACCACAAGtactccaccaccaccaactttGTCAAGTCGACACTCTCCTTCGCCGGCCGCGCCGCCTGGGCCGTTTCTGTTTCGGGACTGCTGATCGGCGTCCCCTTCGCCATTGCCTTCGCCGAGGACCAGAACTACGCCGCTATGGAGCAGGAGGCGCGCATGCGCGAGCTTGGCTCTGATGTTCTCactgctggtggtgagggaCAGGCTGGTACGGCCGAGAAGACCTTGGCTGCTATCGGTGGCGAGGGGGCTAGGCCTGCGCTCTAA